The Buchnera aphidicola (Tuberolachnus salignus) genome has a segment encoding these proteins:
- the iscU gene encoding Fe-S cluster assembly scaffold IscU, with protein sequence MTYSKKVLDHYENPRNVGSFSSEEKNVGTSLVGAPACGDVMKLQIKVNKKGIIEDACFKTYGCGSAIASSSLMTEWIKGKTLKEASCIQNTAIVKELNLPPVKIHCSILAEDAIKSAISNYYSKNILLKKNNKKHKKL encoded by the coding sequence ATGACATATAGTAAAAAAGTTTTAGATCATTATGAAAACCCACGAAATGTTGGTTCTTTTTCTAGTGAAGAAAAAAATGTAGGAACTAGCTTAGTCGGTGCTCCTGCTTGCGGTGATGTAATGAAATTACAAATTAAAGTAAATAAAAAGGGAATTATTGAAGATGCTTGTTTTAAAACATATGGATGTGGTTCTGCTATTGCTTCTAGTTCTTTAATGACAGAATGGATTAAAGGAAAAACATTAAAAGAAGCTTCTTGCATTCAAAATACTGCAATTGTAAAAGAATTAAACTTACCTCCTGTCAAAATACATTGTTCAATTTTAGCCGAAGACGCAATTAAATCAGCTATTTCTAATTATTATTCAAAAAATATATTATTAAAAAAAAATAATAAAAAACATAAAAAATTATAA
- the hscB gene encoding Fe-S protein assembly co-chaperone HscB, translated as MKYTKNKINYFNLFKIPQEFCINKKLLKKNFYTLQIKYHPDKIKKKILHINKKKIFSYNINQGYQILKNDFKRAIYLLKILTIKIKNFKKLIIVDQKILKKQFKLYEKIEQLKNINHNLNQILIFKQIIELKIKKNFSNIAFEFHNKNFFQVQKILYKLLFLKKILKKINLLYDKKNNVS; from the coding sequence ATGAAATATACAAAAAATAAAATTAATTATTTTAATTTATTTAAAATACCTCAAGAATTTTGTATTAATAAAAAATTATTAAAAAAAAATTTTTATACTTTACAAATAAAATATCATCCTGATAAAATAAAAAAAAAAATATTACATATAAATAAAAAAAAAATATTTTCATATAATATTAACCAAGGCTATCAAATTTTAAAAAATGATTTTAAACGTGCTATATATTTATTAAAAATTTTAACAATTAAAATAAAAAATTTTAAAAAATTAATTATTGTAGATCAAAAAATTTTAAAAAAACAATTTAAATTATATGAAAAAATAGAACAATTAAAAAACATAAATCATAATTTAAATCAAATTTTAATTTTTAAACAAATTATAGAATTAAAAATTAAAAAAAATTTTTCAAATATTGCTTTTGAATTTCATAATAAAAATTTTTTTCAAGTTCAAAAAATATTATACAAATTATTGTTTTTAAAAAAAATATTAAAAAAAATTAATTTATTATATGATAAAAAAAATAATGTTTCATAA